In Streptomyces sp. NBC_00683, the DNA window GCACTGCTGACTCACCGAGCCGAGGAGCAGGCTGGCGAAGCCGCCCCGGCCCCGGCTGCCCACGACCAGTACTTCTGCCCCGTCCGCCGCACCGATCAGCACCTCCACCGGGTTCCCGTGGGTGAGGTGCTCCCGAACCTCTGCGGATGGTACGTCGCCGAGAACCTCCTGGATCTCGGCGGTGAATCGACGCGCGGCGAACTCCTTGTCGAATTCGGTGTCCACAGGGGGTGCCGACCATCCCTGTACCCCCGGCAGCTCCCACGCGCAGATCGCGTCCACCACGCCTTCGATCAGGCCGGCGTGACGTACCGCCCAGCGAAGTGCCGCGTGCGACGACGGCGACCCGTCGACGCCGACCACAACACGGGGTGCCGAGTCGTTGCTGCCCATTTCTGTCACCTCTCTCCGGTACCCCCGCATTCCACGTTGCGCGCGCCACGGACAGTCCGCCAGCCGGGTCCCACGACGTGGCGAACCCGGGTCGGCCCGGGGATCAGTGATCCCGCAGAGTCAGCCGACACGATTCCCCCGGTTCGAGGGTGACCGCACGGTCGGGGATCTCGAGGGAAATCGGCGCGCAGTCGGAGGGAGGGACGCTGACGTCGAGCCGTCCGGGCCGCATGCGCAGCCGTACGCCCCAGTGGCCCCGATAACGCAGCGCAAAACTGTATTCGCTGAGTCCGGGGAGGGGCACAGGGTCCAGTCGCAGTGCCCCGGACCTTGTTTCGAGACCGGTCAGGCCGCGTTGGACCAGGTCGAGGGTGCCGGCCATGGCGCCGAGGTGGATCCCTTCTCCGGTGGTCCCGCCCTGCAGATCGGCGATGTCTCCCTCGATGGCTTCCCGGCAGAACGTCCACGCATCGGCTCGCCGTGCGCGTGCGAGCACCCAGCCGTGGACCAGTCCGCTCAGCGTGGAGCCGTGGCTGGTGCGCTGGAGGTAGTAATCGACGGTGCGGCGCCAGATCTGCTCGTCGAGATCGTGCCCGAGCCGGTGGAACAGGTCCCGGAGCTCGTCGGGCCGGAAGAGGTAGCCGAGCATCAGCACATCGGCCTGCTTC includes these proteins:
- a CDS encoding universal stress protein, whose protein sequence is MGSNDSAPRVVVGVDGSPSSHAALRWAVRHAGLIEGVVDAICAWELPGVQGWSAPPVDTEFDKEFAARRFTAEIQEVLGDVPSAEVREHLTHGNPVEVLIGAADGAEVLVVGSRGRGGFASLLLGSVSQQCALHANCPVVIVRPDSKAGER